In one window of Canis lupus baileyi chromosome 10, mCanLup2.hap1, whole genome shotgun sequence DNA:
- the RRAGA gene encoding ras-related GTP-binding protein A, producing the protein MPNTAMKKKVLLMGKSGSGKTSMRSIIFANYIARDTRRLGATIDVEHSHVRFLGNLVLNLWDCGGQDTFMENYFTSQRDNIFRNVEVLIYVFDVESRELEKDMHYYQSCLEAILQNSPDAKIFCLVHKMDLVQEDQRDLIFKEREEDLRRLSRPLECACFRTSIWDETLYKAWSSIVYQLIPNVQQLEMNLRNFAQIIEADEVLLFERATFLVISHYQCKEQRDVHRFEKISNIIKQFKLSCSKLAASFQSMEVRNSNFAAFIDIFTSNTYVMVVMSDPSIPSAATLINIRNARKHFEKLERVDGPKHSLLMR; encoded by the coding sequence ATGCCCAACACGGCCATGAAGAAGAAGGTGCTGCTGATGGGGAAGAGCGGGTCGGGGAAGACCAGCATGCGGTCCATTATCTTTGCGAACTATATCGCTCGCGACACCCGGCGCCTGGGGGCCACCATCGATGTGGAGCACTCCCACGTCCGATTCCTGGGCAACCTGGTGCTCAACCTGTGGGACTGCGGCGGTCAGGACACCTTCATGGAGAACTACTTCACCAGCCAGCGAGACAACATCTTCCGTAACGTGGAGGTGCTGATCTACGTGTTTGACGTGGAGAGCCGCGAACTGGAAAAGGACATGCATTATTACCAGTCGTGTCTGGAGGCCATCCTCCAGAACTCTCCGGATGCCAAAATCTTCTGCCTGGTGCACAAAATGGATCTGGTTCAGGAGGATCAGCGTGACCTGATTTTTAAAGAGCGAGAGGAAGACCTGCGGCGTCTGTCTCGCCCCCTGGAATGCGCTTGTTTTCGAACCTCCATCTGGGACGAAACGCTCTACAAAGCCTGGTCCAGTATTGTCTACCAGCTCATTCCCAATGTGCAGCAGCTGGAGATGAACCTCAGGAATTTTGCCCAAATTATTGAGGCCGACGAAGTCCTGCTGTTCGAGAGGGCTACGTTCTTGGTCATTTCCCATTACCAGTGCAAGGAGCAGCGTGATGTCCACCGGTTCGAGAAGATCAGCAACATCATTAAGCAGTTCAAGCTGAGCTGCAGTAAATTAGCCGCTTCTTTCCAGAGCATGGAAGTTCGAAATTCTAACTTCGCGGCCTTCATCGACATCTTCACCTCAAACACGTACGTGATGGTGGTTATGTCTGACCCGTCGATCCCTTCCGCAGCTACTCTGATCAACATTCGCAATGCCAGGAAACACTTTGAGAAGCTGGAGAGAGTGGATGGCCCCAAGCACAGCCTCCTGATGCGTTGA